In Bacteroidales bacterium, the genomic stretch AAGGCCTTTTTCCAGTCCCTGTTTCACACGGTTGGTAATAATTTCATCCCACCGGCGGGTTTGCAAGATAGTAATATTATTTTTCCGTTTGTACTCTCCTATTTTTTCAGAGATTCCCATTCTTCTTTCCAGGAGGTTCATCAGCTGATCATCATACTGGTCGATTTGTTCCCTGAGTTCATCGAGGGTAACCCTGGCAAGTGCATCGACTTCCTGGTGGCGCAAAACAAGCCGGGAAAGGAGAAGCTTCAGCTGGTCCGGTGTTATTTGCTGTTTGGCATCACTGAGGGCATTGTCGGGATCAGGGTGCGTTTCAATAATCAGTCCGTCAAAGTTCAGGTCCATTGCCTGCTGTGAAACCTGCAGGAGGTTTTCCCTGTTTCCGCAGATATGGCTGGGATCGGTAATAATGGTCAGTTCCGGATACCTGCGTTTAAGTTCAATAGGGATCTGCCATTGGGGGTGGTTTCGGTAAGCCGTTTGTTCGTATTTGGAGAAGCCCCTGTGAATGACGCCCAGCCGGCGGATTCCGGAATGATAGAGACGTTCGATAGCGCCAATCCATAACTCAAGGTCCGGATTCACCGGATTCTTAATGAGCACAGGAATATCCACTCCCTTAAGGGTATCGGCAATTTCCTGAACGGCAAAGGGATTGGCGGTAGTCCGGGCGCCAATCCACACAATATCAATTCCTCCCCGGAGGGCTTCGTATACATGT encodes the following:
- a CDS encoding bifunctional 3-deoxy-7-phosphoheptulonate synthase/chorismate mutase type II — encoded protein: MKIEPFRLPGVSEERPLIIAGPCSAESEEQVLTVARSLSQMGIRIFRSGLWKPRTRPNAFEGHGSAALPWLRRVKEETGMYVATEVANVKHVYEALRGGIDIVWIGARTTANPFAVQEIADTLKGVDIPVLIKNPVNPDLELWIGAIERLYHSGIRRLGVIHRGFSKYEQTAYRNHPQWQIPIELKRRYPELTIITDPSHICGNRENLLQVSQQAMDLNFDGLIIETHPDPDNALSDAKQQITPDQLKLLLSRLVLRHQEVDALARVTLDELREQIDQYDDQLMNLLERRMGISEKIGEYKRKNNITILQTRRWDEIITNRVKQGLEKGLSMEFVTKIFEAIHQESINHQTAVMNKQDEPVSDTTQK